CCGGGACGAGAGGCAGGCGCTGTTGCAGAGGAGGAGGGATGAGATGATCTTAGCAGCCAGGAGGAAGATGGAGGCCAAGATTGCTGCGGAGAAGGCTGCTGCCGAGGCCGGTGGCGCCGGCAGCTCCTAGAAGCCTAGTGTTGGAGGAGGGGTTGATGCCCTGTTTAATCTGGGGAACTGGTGCATCCGGGGCTGATTCACACGTAACGTTCTATGCCACACCTCTCGCGACTGGTCTAGTACCGAGGTCTAGTCTACCAAGCAGCTATGAAAAATGGGACATGTTCGCCTATCTTCAACAGCATATTTTCAAGAGGAAACTTGGTTGTGTCTGGTATTAGGAAACGTATGCTGGACGGAGGCAGACCTGGTCACCTTGGACAAGACCCACAGTAATTGAAGTACTCATTTATGATTTATGTATCCTTTCtgcatttcttttttctttcttctttaatCTTTCACAGTCCAGTGCCTCTTATCATGGTTCAATCTGGCCACAAAGCACCACATCATCCCCAAGCGGGTGCCAACTTAGATTCGTGAGGCGCAAAGCAGCCTTTGGGTTGCCACTTTCATCAACCTCCCGGGCGGGTGACACCACCACACCACCTTGACCCAGCCACGTTGGAGCGATAGTAATAATTACCGAATCAACAAGGTCATTTTTGTCCTTGTGGCCCAAAAGCGTGTTGATGACATGACCTCCACCCTCGACCATGACGCTGTTGAGCCCTTCGTGCTGCAGCGCGGCCAGGATATCGTTCCAGTCCAACACCCCATCATCACTGCTACCACCATACTTCAAGGAGATATACTTGCCCCCGTGCGACTCAAGAAGAGCCCTCTTCTGCTCATCgatggcagcagcggccTCCGGGGTGGTGATCACAAAAGGGGCGAGACCCCTGCCTTCACCGGCGAGCTGCAGCACCTTGCTCCGCTCGTGGAAGCTCCAACGGCAGCGAGGATCCACGACGATGGGCCGGGGCTGAGACTCGGCGTCCTGGATCCGACAGTTTAGGCCAGGGTCGTCGGCGACTGCGGTGCCGGCGCCGat
This DNA window, taken from Pyricularia oryzae 70-15 chromosome 6, whole genome shotgun sequence, encodes the following:
- a CDS encoding riboflavin biosynthesis protein Rib7, with product MLLERTTHERRTRVACKRSTTSTKISTHPSTAPTQASQGYTQVMAEWLTFPADQAAKLEPWLPPKTRLSSEGGGGGGGVAPGEQQRNEPAPARARPFVTLTFATSLDSALSLAPGVRTTLSGPQSKAMTHFLRSRHDAILIGAGTAVADDPGLNCRIQDAESQPRPIVVDPRCRWSFHERSKVLQLAGEGRGLAPFVITTPEAAAAIDEQKRALLESHGGKYISLKYGGSSDDGVLDWNDILAALQHEGLNSVMVEGGGHVINTLLGHKDKNDLVDSVIITIAPTWLGQGGVVVSPAREVDESGNPKAALRLTNLSWHPLGDDVVLCGQIEP